The Magnolia sinica isolate HGM2019 chromosome 10, MsV1, whole genome shotgun sequence genome includes a window with the following:
- the LOC131258168 gene encoding (S)-canadine synthase CYP719A21-like, with translation MDKNLWIIVSMVVGMIFIVLERRRRPKSTMKLPPGPPKLPIIGNLHQNLRQIGGGDELIHITLFKMSQKYGGIMTAWLGMKPTIIVSDHEGAWEVLVNKSADYASRLVAYIPKYISANCTTLSTSDHGPYWQSLRKGVQGYAMNPSAISTQTLSQENEVIAMTQTIQEQAMINGGIIRPLVYIRHNTIRVVGRLCFGPEFNNEAFVIGIDPLIDDVINLFAISRFSDAFPFIRYIPGLWGSFRQAVEIRDRVVSMVQSEITHYQSSKSPCTTCYLHFLLSHGYPMETIISILFEMFLLSVDSTSSTIAWALAFLIRNPEIQKKLFKEVSGGDEKRDRVTVYQVNKMPYLQAVVNEVFRMKPIAPLAIPHKTVKDTTLKGWKIDKATAVMVNIYAVHHDPKVWDHPEQFMPERFLNENARNVSVAMERSFLPFGAGMRICAGMDLGKLQVGLTLANLINKFEWVAADGDGPDMTDDYTIILRMKEPLVAGIKLRTNLGTTLS, from the coding sequence atggacaaAAACCTGTGGATAATAGTTTCCATGGTGGTGGGAATGATCTTCATCGTGTTGGAAAGACGACGAAGGCCAAAATCAACAATGAAATTGCCGCCAGGACCGCCTAAATTGCCGATAATTGGGAACTTGCACCAGAACCTGCGCCAGATCGGTGGTGGTGATGAGTTGATCCACATCACCTTATTCAAAATGTCACAGAAGTATGGTGGGATTATGACAGCGTGGTTAGGCATGAAACCGACGATTATCGTAAGCGATCATGAAGGAGCTTGGGAGGTTCTTGTAAACAAATCCGCGGATTATGCATCGCGACTGGTTGCTTACATCCCTAAATATATCTCTGCTAACTGTACAACGCTTTCCACCTCCGATCATGGCCCATATTGGCAATCCCTTCGAAAAGGTGTCCAGGGCTATGCTATGAATCCATCAGCCATCTCTACTCAAACACTATCTCAAGAAAACGAAGTGATTGCCATGACACAAACAATTCAAGAGCAAGCTATGATCAATGGTGGAATTATCCGCCCCTTAGTCTACATTCGACACAACACAATACGGGTGGTTGGGCGCCTTTGTTTTGGCCCTGAATTCAACAATGAGGCATTTGTTATTGGCATAGACCCTCTTATCGACGACGTCATCAACCTATTTGCTATTTCCCGTTTTTCCGATGCTTTCCCTTTCATTCGCTACATCCCGGGCTTGTGGGGTTCATTTAGACAAGCAGTTGAAATTCGCGATCGTGTCGTGTCGATGGTACAGTCAGAAATCACTCACTACCAATCATCAAAATCGCCATGCACCACTTGTTACTTGCACTTCCTCCTCTCGCATGGCTACCCGATGGAAACCATTATCTCTATCTTATTTGAGATGTTCTTGCTCTCCGTTGATAGCACATCGTCTACTATTGCTTGGGCTCTAGCATTCCTTATACGAAACCCCGAAATCCAAAAGAAGCTATTTAAAGAAGTAAGCGGAGGAGACGAGAAGAGAGATAGGGTGACTGTATATCAAGTGAATAAGATGCCATATCTTCAAGCTGTAGTGAATGAAGTGTTTCGTATGAAGCCGATTGCACCTCTCGCCATCCCCCACAAGACAGTGAAAGATACTACATTGAAGGGTTGGAAGATCGACAAGGCTACTGCTGTTATGGTaaatatctatgctgtccatcacGATCCAAAGGTCTGGGATCATCCAGAGCAGTTCATGCCAGAGCGGTTCCTGAATGAAAATGCACGTAATGTCAGCGTGGCCATGGAACGGTCTTTTCTTCCGTTTGGAGCAGGTATGCGAATTTGTGCAGGAATGGATCTGGGCAagcttcaggtgggcctcaccctggCTAATCTGATTAACAAGTTTGAATGGGTTGCCGCTGATGGGGATGGCCCCGACATGACTGATGATTATACTATTATTCTTAGGATGAAAGAGCCCCTCGTGGCAGGTATCAAGCTTCGTACTAACCTTGGAACCACCCTCTCTTGA